A single genomic interval of Gouania willdenowi chromosome 22, fGouWil2.1, whole genome shotgun sequence harbors:
- the crip1 gene encoding cysteine-rich protein 1, with translation MPKCPNCQKEVYFAEKVTSLGKDWHRPCLKCEKCKKTLSAGSHAEHDGKPYCHNPCYSALYGPKGFGRGGSESHKYDK, from the exons ATGCCTAAGTGCCCCAACTGCCAGAAGGAGGTCTATTTCG CTGAAAAGGTGACATCACTGGGCAAAGACTGGCACAGGCCTTGTCTGAAGTGTGAGAAGTGCAAGAAGACGCTGTCGGCCGGCTCACATGCAGAG CATGATGGTAAACCGTACTGTCACAACCCGTGCTACAGTGCTTTGTATGGACCAAAAG GTTTTGGGCGTGGCGGATCTGAAAGCCACAAATACGATAAATAG